A portion of the Juglans microcarpa x Juglans regia isolate MS1-56 chromosome 1D, Jm3101_v1.0, whole genome shotgun sequence genome contains these proteins:
- the LOC121267597 gene encoding probable serine/threonine-protein kinase PBL5 isoform X1 — protein sequence MVHIRISRDQQQEEMTENDPPRDVSQLIVEAIDRMMEMMRQQLELFRQQLHQQQVHLEQQQQQSAEPRGCPYEKFLVYRYPSFMGTEGPMSANKWLLDLERMFDISGCTEDQKVQYAGYLLQGEAGFWWETKRQLLAMELGNLATLTWERFKQEFDNRFFPKSVKKQKAREFEDLVQGGMTVEQYAAKFMELGRFALHLISTEEMRAQKFQEGLQPKIRSQVACLLISNFQELVDVASIAEAEQRNLVAHAINQKKRACPFGSAGEGPARKVVTTTSDRGNNMVISRPAVRQLQLCCRCGRNHTGECRFNSPVCFRCSQPGHLARQCPKLGQGTATPQNPNRRPGQQPQAPARVYVMMPGDIDNEAPEVEEAGVITEKLKLNSLLDVNENSNGGSGRIAAQTFTFRELAAATKNFRADCLLGEGGFGRVYKGRLESSNQVVAIKQLDRNGLQGNREFLVEVLMLSLLHHPNLVNLIGYCADGDQRLLVYEYMPLGSLEDHLHDLPPDKKRLDWNTRMKIAAGAAKGLEYLHDKANPPVIYRDLKCSNILLGEDYHPKLSDFGLAKLGPVGDKTHVSTRVMGTYGYCAPEYAMTGQLTLKSDVYSFGVVFLEIITGRKAIDNSRAAGEHNLVAWARPLFKERKKFAQMADPMLQGQYPVRGLYQALAVAAMCVQEQPNMRPLIADVVTALTYLASQKYDPESQPVQGSRLGSSTPRTRREQ from the exons ATGGTGCATATTAGGATATCTAGAGatcaacaacaagaagaaatgaCTGAAAATGATCCGCCACGAGATGTGAGCCAGTTGATTGTAGAGGCCATTGATAGAATGATGGAAATGATGAGACAACAACTGGAGCTGTTTCGGCAACAATTACACCAACAACAGGTGCATCTggagcaacaacaacaacaaagcgCGGAACCAAGGGGTTGCCCTTATGAGAAATTTTTGGTATATCGTTACCCAAGTTTCATGGGGACTGAAGGGCCCATGAGTGCTAACAAGTGGTTattagacttggaaaggatgtTTGATATCTCTGGCTGTACAGAGGATCAAAAAGTGCAATATGCAGGGTATCTGTTGCAAGGGGAGGCTGGTTTTTGGTGGGAGACCAAAAGACAATTATTAGCAATGGAGTTGGGCAATCTAGCAACTCTCACTTGGGAAAGGTTTAAGCAAGAATTTGATAACCGATTCTTTCCCAAATCGGTGAAAAAACAGAAGGCACGGGAGTTTGAAGATCTTGTTCAAGGAGGGATGACTGTAGAACAGTATGCAGCAAAGTTTATGGAGCTAGGAAGGTTCGCTCTACACTTGATTTCTACTGAGGAAATGAGGGCTCAGAAGTTTCAAGAAGGACTCCAACCGAAAATCCGAAGCCAAGTGGCATGCCTcttgatttcaaattttcaagagTTGGTAGATGTTGCCTCTATTGCGGAGGCAGAGCAGAGGAATCTAGTGGCTCATGCCATCAATCAGAAAAAGAGAGCCTGTCCTTTTGGCTCTGCGGGAGAAGGTCCGGCTAGGAAAGTGGTTACGACTACTAGTGATAGAGGAAATAATATGGTCATCAGTAGACCAGCTGTTAGACAACTTCAACTTTGTTGCCGTTGTGGAAGGAATCATACCGGAGAGTGTAGGTTCAACTCTCCAGTTTGTTTCAGATGTAGCCAACCAGGTCACCTAGCCAGACAGTGTCCGAAGCTGGGACAAGGAACTGCCACACCGCAAAATCCTAACCGTAGACCTGGACAACAACCGCAAGCACCGGCCAGGGTGTATGTAATGATGCCTGGTGATATAGACAATGAAGCTCCAGAAGTGGAAGAAGCTGGAGTAATAACTG aaaaactGAAGTTGAATTCATTGCTGGATGTAAATGAGAACTCTAATGGAGGATCTGGCCGCATTGCTGCACAAACATTTACATTTCGTGAATTGGCCGCCGCAACAAAGAATTTCAGGGCTGATTGTCTTTTGGGTGAAGGAGGTTTTGGCCGTGTATATAAAGGGCGATTGGAGAGTAGCAATCAG GTTGTAGCTATCAAGCAACTTGATCGTAATGGGCTGCAAGGGAACAGGGAATTCCTTGTTGAAGTTCTGATGCTAAGCCTACTTCACCATCCAAATCTTGTTAACTTAATTGGCTATTGTGCTGATGGAGATCAGAGACTTTTGGTTTATGAATACATGCCATTAGGATCTTTGGAAGACCATCTGCATG ACCTGCCACCTGACAAGAAAAGACTTGACTGGAATACAAGAATGAAGATAGCTGCGGGTGCTGCAAAGGGTTTGGAGTATTTGCATGACAAAGCTAACCCCCCCGTGATTTATCGTGATTTGAAGTGCTCAAACATTTTGCTTGGTGAAGACTATCATCCCAAGTTATCTGATTTTGGCTTGGCCAAATTAGGTCCTGTTGGAGATAAGACCCACGTCTCCACCAGAGTGATGGGAACCTATGGATATTGTGCACCTGAATATGCAATGACTGGTCAGCTTACATTGAAATCAGATGTTTATAGCTTTGGGGTGGTTTTTCTGGAAATTATCACTGGCAGAAAAGCAATTGACAACTCAAGAGCTGCTGGGGAACACAATCTGGTTGCATGG GCCCGACCCTTGTTTAAAGAACGAAAAAAGTTTGCACAGATGGCTGATCCAATGCTCCAAGGCCAATATCCGGTGAGGGGTTTGTATCAAGCTCTTGCTGTTGCAGCAATGTGTGTTCAGGAACAACCAAATATGCGACCCCTCATTGCTGATGTAGTCACAGCACTTACTTATCTTGCTTCTCAAAAGTATGATCCTGAATCCCAGCCAGTCCAGGGCTCCCGCCTCGGCTCGTCCACTCCTAGAACCAGAAGGGAGCAGTGA
- the LOC121267597 gene encoding probable serine/threonine-protein kinase PBL7 isoform X2 — protein sequence MGWFLCPRKWSKKSKKQNQKHNDPISSASEKLKLNSLLDVNENSNGGSGRIAAQTFTFRELAAATKNFRADCLLGEGGFGRVYKGRLESSNQVVAIKQLDRNGLQGNREFLVEVLMLSLLHHPNLVNLIGYCADGDQRLLVYEYMPLGSLEDHLHDLPPDKKRLDWNTRMKIAAGAAKGLEYLHDKANPPVIYRDLKCSNILLGEDYHPKLSDFGLAKLGPVGDKTHVSTRVMGTYGYCAPEYAMTGQLTLKSDVYSFGVVFLEIITGRKAIDNSRAAGEHNLVAWARPLFKERKKFAQMADPMLQGQYPVRGLYQALAVAAMCVQEQPNMRPLIADVVTALTYLASQKYDPESQPVQGSRLGSSTPRTRREQ from the exons ATGGGTTGGTTCCTCTGTCCTAGAAAATGGAGCAAAAAATCGAAGAAGCAGAACCAGAAGCACAACGATCCGATCTCATCAGCCTCAG aaaaactGAAGTTGAATTCATTGCTGGATGTAAATGAGAACTCTAATGGAGGATCTGGCCGCATTGCTGCACAAACATTTACATTTCGTGAATTGGCCGCCGCAACAAAGAATTTCAGGGCTGATTGTCTTTTGGGTGAAGGAGGTTTTGGCCGTGTATATAAAGGGCGATTGGAGAGTAGCAATCAG GTTGTAGCTATCAAGCAACTTGATCGTAATGGGCTGCAAGGGAACAGGGAATTCCTTGTTGAAGTTCTGATGCTAAGCCTACTTCACCATCCAAATCTTGTTAACTTAATTGGCTATTGTGCTGATGGAGATCAGAGACTTTTGGTTTATGAATACATGCCATTAGGATCTTTGGAAGACCATCTGCATG ACCTGCCACCTGACAAGAAAAGACTTGACTGGAATACAAGAATGAAGATAGCTGCGGGTGCTGCAAAGGGTTTGGAGTATTTGCATGACAAAGCTAACCCCCCCGTGATTTATCGTGATTTGAAGTGCTCAAACATTTTGCTTGGTGAAGACTATCATCCCAAGTTATCTGATTTTGGCTTGGCCAAATTAGGTCCTGTTGGAGATAAGACCCACGTCTCCACCAGAGTGATGGGAACCTATGGATATTGTGCACCTGAATATGCAATGACTGGTCAGCTTACATTGAAATCAGATGTTTATAGCTTTGGGGTGGTTTTTCTGGAAATTATCACTGGCAGAAAAGCAATTGACAACTCAAGAGCTGCTGGGGAACACAATCTGGTTGCATGG GCCCGACCCTTGTTTAAAGAACGAAAAAAGTTTGCACAGATGGCTGATCCAATGCTCCAAGGCCAATATCCGGTGAGGGGTTTGTATCAAGCTCTTGCTGTTGCAGCAATGTGTGTTCAGGAACAACCAAATATGCGACCCCTCATTGCTGATGTAGTCACAGCACTTACTTATCTTGCTTCTCAAAAGTATGATCCTGAATCCCAGCCAGTCCAGGGCTCCCGCCTCGGCTCGTCCACTCCTAGAACCAGAAGGGAGCAGTGA
- the LOC121267597 gene encoding probable serine/threonine-protein kinase PBL7 isoform X3, producing MLSLLHHPNLVNLIGYCADGDQRLLVYEYMPLGSLEDHLHDLPPDKKRLDWNTRMKIAAGAAKGLEYLHDKANPPVIYRDLKCSNILLGEDYHPKLSDFGLAKLGPVGDKTHVSTRVMGTYGYCAPEYAMTGQLTLKSDVYSFGVVFLEIITGRKAIDNSRAAGEHNLVAWARPLFKERKKFAQMADPMLQGQYPVRGLYQALAVAAMCVQEQPNMRPLIADVVTALTYLASQKYDPESQPVQGSRLGSSTPRTRREQ from the exons ATGCTAAGCCTACTTCACCATCCAAATCTTGTTAACTTAATTGGCTATTGTGCTGATGGAGATCAGAGACTTTTGGTTTATGAATACATGCCATTAGGATCTTTGGAAGACCATCTGCATG ACCTGCCACCTGACAAGAAAAGACTTGACTGGAATACAAGAATGAAGATAGCTGCGGGTGCTGCAAAGGGTTTGGAGTATTTGCATGACAAAGCTAACCCCCCCGTGATTTATCGTGATTTGAAGTGCTCAAACATTTTGCTTGGTGAAGACTATCATCCCAAGTTATCTGATTTTGGCTTGGCCAAATTAGGTCCTGTTGGAGATAAGACCCACGTCTCCACCAGAGTGATGGGAACCTATGGATATTGTGCACCTGAATATGCAATGACTGGTCAGCTTACATTGAAATCAGATGTTTATAGCTTTGGGGTGGTTTTTCTGGAAATTATCACTGGCAGAAAAGCAATTGACAACTCAAGAGCTGCTGGGGAACACAATCTGGTTGCATGG GCCCGACCCTTGTTTAAAGAACGAAAAAAGTTTGCACAGATGGCTGATCCAATGCTCCAAGGCCAATATCCGGTGAGGGGTTTGTATCAAGCTCTTGCTGTTGCAGCAATGTGTGTTCAGGAACAACCAAATATGCGACCCCTCATTGCTGATGTAGTCACAGCACTTACTTATCTTGCTTCTCAAAAGTATGATCCTGAATCCCAGCCAGTCCAGGGCTCCCGCCTCGGCTCGTCCACTCCTAGAACCAGAAGGGAGCAGTGA